A portion of the Collinsella aerofaciens genome contains these proteins:
- a CDS encoding iron-containing alcohol dehydrogenase produces MNGYSFIAPTKVLFGAGKLGELGAQKLPGIKALIVTTGGNSVKRFGYLGRLEAELDRAGVAHELFDRIEPNPLRETVNAGGWMARTHGCDFVLALGGGSVMDGSKGICAVAANPHTDAEGNECPGDIWDFVNGGTALGLPIPNDPLPLVCVTTTAGTGSEVDASGVLSCEDNDEKLRLGDPRLFPVLSVVDPELMVSVPARLTAYQGFDALFHCVECYISNTNTPMGDMVCREGIRRAAAALPTCVNDGDDLEARSSLAFANTLGGYAMDASGTTGSHGLEHGMSAHHHDLPHGAGLIMIARAYHTWMIDHGAAPERYIDMARLMGNAAANDPHDFVVELTRLMEACHVADLAMSEWGITVEELPAIAHNALTTNGVLFSHDPVTLTEPDVVEILKQSYR; encoded by the coding sequence ATGAACGGTTATTCGTTTATCGCACCGACCAAGGTGCTGTTTGGCGCGGGCAAGTTGGGCGAGCTGGGCGCGCAGAAGCTGCCTGGCATCAAAGCGCTCATCGTTACCACCGGCGGCAACTCGGTCAAGCGTTTTGGATATCTGGGACGTTTGGAGGCCGAGCTCGATCGCGCCGGCGTGGCGCACGAGCTGTTCGATCGCATTGAGCCCAATCCGCTGCGCGAGACCGTCAACGCAGGTGGCTGGATGGCGCGCACCCATGGCTGCGACTTTGTGCTGGCGCTTGGCGGCGGTTCGGTCATGGACGGCAGCAAGGGTATTTGCGCGGTGGCGGCCAACCCGCATACGGACGCCGAGGGCAACGAGTGCCCCGGTGACATCTGGGACTTTGTGAATGGCGGCACGGCGCTCGGCCTGCCTATCCCCAACGATCCGCTGCCGCTGGTGTGCGTGACCACCACGGCGGGTACCGGCTCCGAGGTCGATGCGAGCGGTGTCCTGTCCTGCGAGGACAATGACGAGAAGCTCCGTCTGGGCGATCCGCGCCTGTTTCCAGTGCTTTCGGTCGTCGACCCCGAGCTCATGGTGAGCGTCCCGGCGCGTCTGACCGCCTATCAGGGATTCGACGCCCTGTTCCATTGCGTTGAGTGCTACATCTCAAATACCAACACGCCCATGGGTGACATGGTTTGCCGCGAGGGCATTCGTCGCGCAGCCGCAGCGCTGCCTACGTGCGTCAATGATGGCGATGACCTGGAGGCGCGCTCGAGCCTTGCGTTTGCCAACACGCTCGGCGGCTATGCCATGGATGCTTCGGGCACCACGGGCTCGCATGGCCTTGAGCATGGCATGAGCGCGCATCATCACGACCTGCCACACGGCGCCGGACTCATCATGATTGCGCGCGCCTACCATACGTGGATGATCGATCACGGCGCCGCGCCCGAGCGCTATATCGACATGGCGCGCCTGATGGGTAATGCCGCCGCGAATGATCCGCACGATTTTGTGGTTGAGCTTACGCGCCTGATGGAGGCTTGCCATGTGGCAGACCTCGCCATGAGCGAATGGGGGATTACGGTCGAAGAGCTGCCGGCCATCGCGCATAACGCTCTGACGACCAACGGCGTCCTGTTCAGCCACGACCCCGTGACACTGACCGAACCAGACGTCGTCGAAATCCTCAAGCAAAGCTACCGCTAG
- a CDS encoding glutamate ABC transporter substrate-binding protein, with protein MSKNLSQQVVLDRRGFVAATFATVAGLGLAGCSDTSAEADKGSAAGSSKSSEDTEVSATLDAKAFDKLVDNGPKADDDAIAASTWATAVKDAGVFKIGGVQTSTLFSLLNEKDGQTRGFDAGIAQLLSNYILGENKVEITQVTSDTRESVLQNGQVDAVFATYTITDERKKLVSFAGPYYYTQQAILVLADNDDIKSVDDLADKNVAVQSGSNGPAILEEFAPKASQQEFKTDEEARQALQQGRVDAYVIDNNMQQSALVREPGKYKIAGKPFGSKEPYGIGLPLDSDGVAFVNDFLKKIEDDGTWTELWQICIGDRTGDTNVPELPEIGA; from the coding sequence ATGAGCAAGAACCTCTCCCAGCAGGTCGTTCTCGACCGCCGCGGCTTTGTCGCCGCCACCTTCGCAACCGTCGCCGGCCTTGGTCTTGCCGGCTGCTCCGACACCAGCGCCGAGGCTGACAAGGGTTCCGCCGCCGGCTCTTCCAAGAGCTCCGAGGATACCGAGGTTTCCGCCACGCTCGATGCCAAGGCATTCGACAAGCTCGTCGACAACGGCCCCAAGGCCGATGACGACGCCATCGCCGCCAGCACCTGGGCGACGGCCGTCAAGGACGCCGGCGTCTTTAAGATCGGTGGCGTTCAGACCTCCACGCTCTTCTCCCTCCTCAACGAGAAAGACGGTCAGACCCGCGGCTTCGACGCCGGTATCGCACAGCTCCTGTCCAACTACATTCTGGGCGAGAACAAGGTCGAGATCACCCAGGTGACCTCGGACACGCGCGAGTCCGTCCTGCAGAACGGCCAGGTCGACGCTGTCTTTGCCACCTACACCATCACTGACGAGCGCAAGAAGCTCGTCTCCTTTGCCGGTCCCTATTACTACACGCAGCAGGCCATCCTGGTACTCGCCGACAACGACGACATCAAGAGCGTCGACGACCTGGCCGACAAGAACGTCGCCGTCCAGTCCGGCTCCAACGGCCCTGCCATCCTGGAGGAGTTCGCTCCCAAGGCCAGCCAGCAGGAGTTCAAGACCGACGAGGAGGCCCGTCAGGCACTCCAGCAGGGTCGCGTTGACGCCTACGTCATCGATAACAACATGCAGCAGAGCGCCCTGGTCCGCGAGCCCGGTAAGTACAAGATCGCCGGCAAGCCCTTCGGCAGCAAGGAGCCCTATGGCATCGGCCTGCCACTCGATTCCGACGGCGTCGCCTTTGTCAACGACTTCCTTAAGAAGATCGAGGACGACGGCACCTGGACCGAGCTGTGGCAGATCTGCATTGGCGACCGTACGGGCGACACCAATGTTCCCGAGCTGCCCGAGATCGGCGCCTAG
- a CDS encoding amino acid ABC transporter permease → MSLSELWSLYGQNYIDALLATWGMTLESFAIAMVLAVAVTVMRVSPLKPLRVFGDLYVQVFRNIPGIALLIIVVYALPPLKVVLPYRTCVIVATVLLGSAFGSENFMSGINTVGVGQVEAARSLGMSFNRILAKIVIPQALRSSVLPMTNLFIAVMLTTALGSQVPLKPQELTGVVSYINTRSLGGVAAFFISALGYLGTAFVVSHIGNYIDKKVRILR, encoded by the coding sequence ATGAGTCTCTCCGAGCTCTGGTCGCTCTATGGCCAGAACTATATCGACGCGCTGCTAGCAACCTGGGGCATGACGCTTGAGTCGTTTGCCATCGCCATGGTGCTGGCCGTTGCCGTCACTGTGATGCGCGTGTCGCCGCTCAAGCCGCTGCGCGTCTTTGGCGACCTGTATGTCCAGGTCTTCCGTAACATCCCCGGCATCGCGCTACTCATCATCGTCGTCTATGCGCTGCCGCCGCTCAAGGTCGTCCTACCCTACCGCACCTGCGTTATCGTCGCCACGGTCCTTTTGGGCTCAGCCTTTGGCTCCGAGAACTTTATGAGCGGCATCAACACCGTCGGCGTCGGTCAGGTAGAAGCCGCCCGCTCGCTGGGCATGAGCTTCAACCGTATCCTCGCCAAGATCGTGATTCCGCAGGCGCTGCGTTCGAGCGTGCTGCCCATGACCAACCTCTTTATCGCCGTCATGCTCACCACCGCGCTCGGCAGTCAGGTGCCACTTAAGCCGCAAGAGCTCACCGGCGTGGTGAGCTACATCAACACGCGCTCGCTCGGCGGCGTCGCCGCGTTCTTTATCTCGGCGCTCGGCTACCTGGGCACGGCCTTTGTGGTGAGCCACATTGGCAACTACATCGATAAGAAGGTGAGGATCCTCCGATGA
- a CDS encoding amino acid ABC transporter permease, giving the protein MSKHSSPALTMRDALYEAPGPKMRAKIRVGTAISLVAVAALVVLVLQRFYVTGQLSVHYWYFFTHLTTWKFLLAGFEGTVKVALTAGAIALVLGLALMLGRTSDIKPLQLVCRVLTDFFRGVPSLLFIYFFFLVLPQYKIALPSFWMLTLPVALAAAGVLAEIFRAGVNAVPRGQVEAAQALGLSKAKITFKIVLPQAIRFIIPSLISQLVVVVKDTTVAYVVSYPDLMQNARVLITNYDALVSVYLVIAVIYILINVAINKAAVYVSHKTGATIIR; this is encoded by the coding sequence ATGAGCAAGCATTCCTCTCCCGCGCTCACCATGCGCGATGCGCTCTACGAGGCTCCCGGCCCCAAGATGCGCGCCAAGATTCGCGTTGGCACCGCCATCTCGCTTGTTGCCGTCGCCGCGCTCGTCGTCCTGGTACTACAGCGCTTTTATGTGACCGGTCAGCTTTCGGTCCACTATTGGTATTTCTTTACGCACCTCACCACCTGGAAATTCTTGCTTGCCGGTTTTGAGGGCACCGTTAAAGTCGCACTCACCGCCGGCGCCATCGCGCTGGTACTGGGTCTGGCCCTCATGCTCGGCCGCACGAGCGACATCAAGCCGCTGCAGCTGGTCTGCCGCGTGCTCACCGATTTCTTCCGTGGCGTGCCGAGCCTTCTGTTCATCTACTTCTTCTTTTTGGTGCTACCCCAGTACAAGATCGCGCTGCCGTCGTTTTGGATGCTCACGCTTCCCGTCGCGCTCGCTGCAGCCGGCGTACTTGCCGAGATCTTCCGTGCCGGCGTCAACGCCGTGCCGCGTGGCCAGGTCGAAGCCGCCCAGGCACTCGGTCTCTCCAAAGCTAAAATCACCTTTAAAATCGTGTTGCCGCAGGCGATCCGGTTTATCATTCCGTCGTTGATTTCGCAGCTTGTGGTCGTGGTCAAGGACACCACCGTCGCCTATGTGGTGAGCTACCCCGACCTCATGCAAAATGCCCGCGTGCTCATTACCAACTACGACGCCCTCGTGTCGGTCTACCTGGTAATCGCGGTCATCTACATCCTCATCAACGTCGCGATTAACAAGGCCGCCGTCTACGTTTCGCACAAGACCGGCGCGACCATCATCCGCTAA
- a CDS encoding amino acid ABC transporter ATP-binding protein: MAQSTSSAGNQPLIELRHVDKHYGDLHVLNDINLSVDRGEVVVVIGPSGSGKSTMCRTINRLETIDSGEILIEGQPLPQEGKDLARMRAELGMVFQQFNLFAHMTVLQNVMLGPVDVLGVSKEEARERAMDLLSRVGVAEQADKVPAQLSGGQQQRVAIARSLAMQPKAMLFDEPTSALDPEMINEVLEVMVRLAQQGMTMIVITHEMNFARRVADRVVFMADGQIVETGTPDEFFDHPQTKRAQDFLNSIKGH, from the coding sequence ATGGCACAGAGCACCTCTTCCGCCGGCAATCAGCCGTTGATCGAGCTCAGACACGTCGATAAGCACTACGGCGATCTGCACGTCCTCAACGACATCAATCTCTCGGTCGACCGTGGCGAGGTCGTCGTCGTGATCGGCCCCTCGGGCTCGGGCAAGTCGACCATGTGCCGCACCATCAACCGCTTGGAGACCATCGACTCGGGCGAGATCCTCATCGAAGGTCAGCCGCTTCCGCAGGAAGGCAAAGACCTTGCCCGCATGCGCGCCGAGTTGGGCATGGTGTTCCAACAGTTCAACCTGTTCGCACATATGACGGTGCTGCAGAACGTCATGCTGGGACCGGTCGACGTGCTGGGCGTGTCCAAGGAGGAGGCTCGTGAGCGCGCCATGGACCTGCTGAGCCGCGTGGGCGTGGCCGAGCAGGCCGACAAGGTGCCCGCACAGCTCTCGGGCGGCCAGCAGCAGCGCGTGGCCATCGCCCGCTCGCTCGCCATGCAGCCCAAGGCCATGCTCTTCGACGAGCCCACAAGCGCCCTTGACCCCGAGATGATTAACGAGGTGCTCGAGGTCATGGTCCGTCTGGCCCAGCAGGGCATGACGATGATCGTCATTACGCACGAGATGAACTTCGCCCGTCGCGTGGCCGACCGCGTCGTGTTTATGGCCGACGGCCAGATCGTGGAAACTGGCACGCCCGACGAGTTCTTCGACCACCCCCAGACCAAGCGCGCCCAGGACTTCCTCAACTCCATCAAGGGCCACTAA
- a CDS encoding gamma-glutamyl-gamma-aminobutyrate hydrolase family protein produces MIGTRTSSSYTPHVDVDPADRPLILVAPRWEEAKPYLSETLSPNEEIASVFVDAILAAGGLPLQMSITEDVDVIRHYVEIADGIAIPGGPDVNPKRWGDDRPYDPTLCCEIRDSFEFKLVDEVLRVKKPLFTTCRGTQLLNVATGGTLCMDVPSLGAREGRTQWRHTHVLNDPVHPVEVMPGSLLERAVGGHRLIQTNSAHHCCVDRLGKSTRLVAKATDGVPECIEVEGQPFCLGVQWHPEYTWKTLETDFNLWKSFVEAAAKVKQAR; encoded by the coding sequence ATGATCGGAACCCGCACCTCATCGTCCTACACTCCGCACGTCGACGTCGATCCCGCCGACCGCCCGCTTATCCTGGTAGCACCACGCTGGGAAGAAGCGAAGCCCTATTTGAGCGAGACGCTCTCCCCCAACGAGGAGATTGCGAGCGTCTTTGTCGACGCCATTCTTGCCGCCGGCGGTCTGCCGCTGCAGATGTCCATTACCGAAGACGTCGACGTTATCCGTCATTACGTGGAAATCGCTGACGGTATCGCCATTCCCGGCGGCCCCGATGTCAATCCCAAACGTTGGGGCGATGATCGACCCTACGACCCCACCCTCTGCTGCGAGATCCGCGATAGTTTTGAGTTTAAGCTGGTCGACGAGGTACTCCGCGTCAAAAAGCCGCTCTTTACCACCTGCCGCGGCACGCAGCTGCTCAACGTCGCTACCGGCGGCACCCTGTGCATGGACGTGCCGAGCCTGGGCGCGCGCGAGGGCCGCACGCAGTGGCGCCACACCCACGTGCTCAACGACCCCGTGCACCCTGTCGAGGTCATGCCGGGCTCGCTGCTGGAGCGCGCGGTTGGCGGGCACAGGCTGATCCAGACCAACTCGGCACATCACTGCTGCGTCGACCGTCTGGGTAAAAGCACGCGCTTGGTCGCCAAGGCAACCGACGGCGTTCCCGAGTGCATCGAAGTCGAAGGCCAGCCGTTCTGCCTGGGCGTGCAATGGCACCCTGAGTATACGTGGAAGACGCTCGAGACCGACTTTAACCTGTGGAAGTCGTTTGTCGAGGCGGCGGCCAAGGTAAAGCAGGCCCGCTAG
- a CDS encoding ABC transporter ATP-binding protein: MSGFAIKQNGRPMNTSAIKLSKVSKRYGKRRVLHDVSFEVHQSELCALVGANGAGKSTLIKIVLGICEPSSGSVELFGGKSKRELSLMRTRVGYVPDSSGAYQSLSAVENLQIRCAEWGLDEKREIPRVLSLVGLDADEKKSVSSFSLGMKRRLDIATALLGDTDLLIFDEPANGLDPLGIESIWTLIGRLNREQGKTMLISSHDLDELASVATSCVFIHDGELLKKESMDVIRDEAPSLKEYYRRLMKAVSL, encoded by the coding sequence ATGAGCGGTTTTGCTATCAAGCAGAACGGGAGGCCAATGAACACATCAGCGATAAAGCTATCAAAAGTATCAAAGCGCTACGGGAAACGGCGCGTTTTGCATGACGTTTCCTTCGAGGTGCATCAGTCTGAGCTCTGTGCCCTTGTCGGTGCAAACGGTGCGGGCAAAAGCACGCTAATTAAAATCGTCTTGGGCATCTGTGAGCCATCGTCGGGAAGCGTGGAACTCTTCGGAGGCAAGTCAAAAAGAGAGCTGAGCCTGATGCGGACGCGTGTCGGCTATGTACCAGATTCCAGTGGAGCATATCAATCTCTCAGTGCGGTTGAGAATCTTCAAATCCGATGTGCGGAATGGGGGCTCGATGAGAAGCGTGAGATTCCTCGCGTTTTGAGCCTAGTCGGGCTGGATGCCGATGAGAAAAAGAGCGTGAGCAGTTTTTCTCTGGGAATGAAACGGCGATTGGATATAGCTACGGCTTTGTTGGGCGACACCGACTTGCTGATTTTCGATGAGCCGGCAAATGGATTGGATCCGTTGGGCATTGAGAGCATATGGACCCTTATCGGCCGATTGAATCGAGAGCAGGGTAAGACCATGCTCATCTCTAGTCATGATTTGGATGAGCTGGCATCGGTTGCAACAAGTTGCGTGTTTATTCATGACGGCGAACTGCTGAAAAAGGAATCGATGGACGTCATAAGGGATGAGGCGCCATCCCTAAAAGAGTATTACAGGCGCTTGATGAAGGCGGTCTCGCTATGA
- a CDS encoding helix-turn-helix domain-containing protein, which translates to MSYLIIELETQLLKTGKTSADLIRATGHTPANISKLRNGKIKAIRLKTLLDICDELDCQPGDIIQRVSEKELEELIVERAKNVVRQMRDGGGNEASLPTSVFAVDLSDE; encoded by the coding sequence ATGAGCTATCTCATCATCGAGCTTGAGACGCAGCTGCTTAAGACCGGAAAGACCAGCGCTGATCTGATTCGGGCGACGGGGCATACTCCGGCTAATATTTCAAAGCTTAGAAACGGAAAGATAAAAGCTATTCGCCTAAAGACGCTCCTCGATATCTGTGATGAGCTTGATTGTCAACCGGGAGATATTATTCAGCGCGTGAGCGAGAAAGAGCTTGAGGAGCTTATTGTTGAGCGCGCAAAAAATGTTGTGAGACAGATGCGGGATGGCGGAGGCAACGAGGCGTCGCTTCCGACATCAGTCTTTGCTGTCGATTTGAGTGACGAGTAG
- a CDS encoding Hpt domain-containing protein has translation MISMREAYEKIGANYDDACARLMGEEMLARFALKFLDDESMDKLEAAMAAGDAEEAFMAVHTLKGVSQNLGFDNLYKPAVVVTETLRGADAVDGAREGMHALQQQYAATMSALREAAE, from the coding sequence ATGATTTCCATGCGTGAGGCGTATGAGAAGATCGGCGCTAATTATGATGACGCGTGCGCTCGGCTGATGGGCGAGGAAATGCTTGCCCGCTTTGCCCTCAAGTTTTTGGATGACGAGAGCATGGACAAGCTGGAGGCTGCCATGGCGGCAGGAGACGCCGAGGAAGCGTTTATGGCGGTGCATACGCTCAAGGGCGTGAGCCAGAACCTGGGATTTGATAACCTGTACAAGCCGGCGGTCGTGGTGACCGAAACGTTGCGCGGCGCCGATGCCGTTGACGGCGCCCGCGAGGGAATGCATGCGCTGCAGCAGCAATATGCGGCAACGATGTCGGCTCTGCGCGAGGCGGCCGAATAA
- a CDS encoding HD domain-containing phosphohydrolase, which yields MLNNHEANLTDEEAAAEVARVAKTYPVVRLLSADQIKSEPNCLLAGDRCPCLRQSSLEALTDSDEVSEQLLNDGVEYRALLRPLKVEGEPHVLLMVRPIDEQEAAEEDLVYTDVLTSVHNRRYYEEKLRGARMNAGVAMIDLDDFRVFNDTCGRHAGDLALGAVATAIRSGIRSTDELVRYGCDKFVVVMPNIPSDDFTRRLHQVSDAVRSTIIPGHEYVSLTACVGGVRIHGETVDEGVGRAVQLLSRAKAKAGTVVTDADSIEAFQSEKPLVLIVDDSEMNRVILNEMLKDEYCILEADNGRAALDMVDRYGDELSLVLLDIVMSGMSGFGVLADLSRRTGIDNLPVIMISSEDSDDMVLRTYELGASDYINRPFDSRVVRRRVSNTIRLYAKQRRLTNLLSQQYNERVKNSRMLIDIMAGVMELRNGESGRHVTNIEKLTELLLGCLVQRSGTISLDNEERSTIALASALHDIGKMSIDDAILNKPGRLTPEEFEIMKTHTTIGADMLLELGSHHAGNALMEYAYQIARWHHERWDGKGYPDGLKGDEIPIAAQVVSVADVYDALTSVRVYKDAIPHEEAIQMILDGKCGTFNPLLLDCLLEVQDQIAETLARPADVVAFPTI from the coding sequence ATGCTCAATAATCACGAGGCCAATCTAACCGACGAGGAGGCTGCCGCCGAGGTCGCCCGCGTCGCGAAGACCTACCCCGTGGTGCGTTTGCTGTCGGCCGATCAGATTAAGAGCGAGCCTAACTGCTTGCTCGCCGGCGATCGCTGCCCTTGTCTGCGTCAGTCGAGTCTTGAGGCCTTGACAGATTCCGATGAGGTGTCGGAGCAACTGCTCAACGATGGCGTTGAGTACCGCGCCCTTCTGCGCCCTCTAAAGGTCGAGGGCGAGCCTCATGTCTTACTGATGGTGCGTCCGATCGATGAGCAAGAGGCTGCAGAAGAGGACCTTGTCTACACCGACGTGCTGACGAGTGTGCACAATCGCCGATATTACGAGGAAAAGCTTCGTGGCGCCCGTATGAATGCCGGCGTTGCGATGATCGACCTTGATGATTTTAGGGTCTTCAACGATACGTGTGGCCGTCATGCCGGCGACCTTGCGCTCGGTGCTGTGGCGACGGCCATACGCAGCGGAATTCGTTCGACTGACGAGCTTGTACGCTATGGCTGCGACAAGTTCGTGGTCGTCATGCCCAATATTCCCTCCGATGACTTCACCCGTCGCCTGCATCAGGTGTCCGATGCCGTTCGTTCCACGATTATTCCGGGCCATGAGTACGTGAGCTTGACGGCATGTGTTGGTGGCGTTCGCATTCATGGCGAGACGGTCGATGAGGGCGTTGGCCGCGCTGTCCAGTTACTGAGCCGTGCTAAGGCAAAAGCCGGTACGGTCGTGACCGATGCCGATTCCATCGAGGCCTTCCAAAGCGAAAAGCCTTTGGTGCTTATTGTCGATGACTCCGAGATGAACCGAGTCATTCTCAACGAGATGCTCAAGGACGAGTATTGCATCCTCGAGGCCGATAACGGTCGTGCGGCGCTCGACATGGTCGACCGCTATGGCGATGAGTTGTCGCTCGTGCTGCTGGACATTGTCATGTCGGGCATGAGCGGCTTTGGGGTGCTGGCCGATCTGTCGCGCCGAACGGGTATCGACAATCTGCCTGTCATCATGATCTCGAGCGAAGATTCCGATGATATGGTTCTGCGCACGTACGAGTTGGGAGCCTCGGACTATATCAACCGCCCGTTTGACTCCCGTGTCGTGCGCCGCCGTGTAAGCAACACCATCCGCCTATACGCCAAACAGCGCCGCCTGACGAACCTGCTGTCCCAGCAGTACAACGAGCGCGTCAAGAACAGTCGCATGCTCATCGACATCATGGCCGGCGTCATGGAGCTTCGCAACGGCGAGAGCGGCAGGCACGTTACGAACATCGAAAAGCTGACCGAGCTGCTGCTTGGCTGTCTGGTCCAGCGTAGCGGCACGATCTCCCTCGACAATGAGGAACGCTCCACGATCGCCCTGGCTTCGGCGCTGCACGATATCGGCAAGATGTCGATTGACGATGCGATCCTCAACAAGCCCGGACGCCTTACGCCCGAGGAGTTCGAGATTATGAAGACGCATACCACGATCGGCGCCGACATGCTGCTTGAGCTGGGTAGCCATCACGCCGGCAATGCGCTTATGGAATATGCGTACCAGATTGCGCGTTGGCACCACGAGCGCTGGGATGGCAAGGGTTATCCCGATGGCCTTAAGGGCGACGAAATTCCCATCGCCGCGCAGGTGGTTTCGGTGGCTGACGTGTACGATGCACTGACGAGCGTGCGCGTGTACAAGGACGCTATCCCGCACGAGGAGGCGATCCAGATGATCCTGGACGGTAAGTGCGGCACCTTTAACCCGCTGCTGCTTGATTGCCTGCTCGAGGTGCAAGACCAAATTGCCGAGACGTTGGCACGCCCCGCTGACGTCGTCGCGTTTCCCACGATTTAG
- a CDS encoding alpha/beta fold hydrolase → MDFTVENAGTTIACREYAGPDVSPDAPALVCVHGACVDGVFFDAIARELACNYRVIAYDRRGCGESGDAVDGRYDLAAQAADLQAVIEHIGAPANVLAHSAGTLVTLELLRANPAIISRAILHEPAVTDEGTGLGAAPVLLEMIAAGKVSRALRAFLGAIGDSDPEAPKLTEAEARHALRNGRSFMANEYGITMTCVPDWNSVRASKTVAAVLLGELSIGTPREVGTRMAAELLDCPLVTIPGAHNGLRDRPVAAAQTVRGILGF, encoded by the coding sequence ATGGATTTTACGGTCGAGAATGCGGGCACCACGATCGCCTGTCGCGAATATGCCGGCCCGGATGTGTCGCCTGATGCTCCTGCCTTGGTGTGCGTGCACGGCGCCTGCGTCGACGGCGTCTTTTTTGACGCCATCGCCCGCGAGCTCGCCTGTAACTACCGCGTCATTGCCTACGACCGACGCGGTTGCGGCGAGAGCGGCGACGCTGTAGACGGACGCTACGACCTCGCCGCCCAGGCCGCCGACCTGCAGGCCGTTATCGAGCATATTGGCGCTCCGGCAAACGTGCTCGCGCACAGTGCCGGTACGCTGGTGACCCTGGAGCTTCTCCGTGCAAACCCCGCCATAATCTCGCGTGCGATTCTGCATGAACCCGCCGTGACGGATGAGGGTACCGGCCTGGGCGCGGCCCCGGTTTTGCTCGAGATGATCGCCGCGGGAAAGGTTTCCAGGGCATTACGGGCCTTCCTGGGCGCCATCGGCGATTCGGACCCCGAGGCCCCCAAGTTAACCGAGGCAGAAGCCAGGCATGCCCTGCGCAACGGCCGCAGTTTCATGGCAAACGAATACGGGATTACTATGACCTGCGTTCCCGATTGGAATAGCGTTCGCGCGTCGAAAACGGTGGCCGCTGTGCTCCTGGGCGAGCTTTCGATTGGCACGCCCCGCGAGGTGGGCACGAGGATGGCGGCTGAGCTTTTGGACTGTCCGCTCGTGACGATCCCGGGCGCGCACAACGGCCTGCGCGATCGCCCGGTAGCGGCTGCCCAGACTGTCCGTGGCATCCTGGGGTTCTAG
- a CDS encoding radical SAM protein produces the protein MSTFLNASPIFGPVRSRRLGLSLGVNMMPASGKICTFDCIYCENGLNAERPCHEPYNTAAVVLDALEAKLREMAAEGELPDVITFAGNGEPTAAPEFPQAIAGAVALRDELAPNTKIAVLSNGTRADRPQVHDALMMVDDNILKLDTVDPAFIQLLDQPVGPYDVERQIETFASFDGHVIIQTIFLTGEYQGRPIDNTGEEYVAPWLAALKRIRPQEATIYTVARETPVAGLAKAAPEVLDAIAARVQALGIPCQVSY, from the coding sequence ATGTCTACGTTTTTGAATGCCAGCCCCATCTTTGGGCCCGTTCGCAGCCGTCGCCTTGGTCTCTCGCTCGGCGTCAACATGATGCCGGCCAGCGGCAAAATCTGCACGTTCGACTGCATCTACTGCGAGAACGGCCTCAACGCCGAGCGCCCCTGCCATGAGCCGTATAACACGGCTGCCGTGGTACTCGACGCGCTCGAGGCAAAGCTGCGCGAGATGGCAGCCGAGGGCGAGCTCCCCGATGTGATCACGTTTGCCGGCAACGGCGAGCCCACCGCCGCGCCGGAGTTTCCGCAGGCCATCGCCGGTGCCGTCGCGCTGCGCGACGAGCTTGCCCCAAACACCAAGATTGCTGTGCTCTCCAACGGCACACGCGCCGACCGCCCCCAGGTACACGATGCGCTCATGATGGTCGACGACAACATTCTTAAGCTCGATACGGTCGACCCGGCGTTTATCCAGCTGCTCGACCAGCCTGTTGGCCCCTACGACGTCGAGCGCCAGATCGAGACGTTCGCAAGCTTTGACGGTCACGTTATTATCCAGACGATCTTTTTGACCGGCGAGTATCAGGGCAGGCCCATCGACAACACCGGCGAGGAGTACGTTGCCCCTTGGCTCGCGGCGCTCAAGCGCATTCGTCCGCAGGAAGCGACCATCTACACGGTGGCGCGCGAGACACCGGTCGCCGGCCTTGCTAAAGCGGCGCCCGAGGTGCTCGACGCCATTGCCGCGCGCGTCCAAGCCCTCGGCATTCCCTGCCAGGTGAGTTACTAG